TTCTGAATGCTGTGAGAACGGCGGCAGCATATACATTCCATCGTTTTTCCGGTTCAGATCCCATTCCTTGCCGGAACCCAAATGATCCATCAGCGACTGATAATTGTTCCGGGTAATAATACCCACTTTCGTCACACCTGAATTCACCATGCTGGAAAGCGCAAAATCTACAACACGATATCGGCCTCCAAAAGGAATCGAGGAAAGCGCTCTCTTTTGCGTCAGCGCTTTCATAAGCTCATCATTCTGATAAGCAAAAATAAGTCCCAAAGTATCTTTCATTTCCGATATCCCCCTTTTTATAACCGATCCTGCGCCAGCATTTCACCGGCCTGCACCGTTTTATTTTCACCAATCTGAATCTCATCAGCCAAAACTGCCATATAGCCTGCCATAGGATCCGGCTGTACGGTTTTCATCGCTTCTTCTTTACTGCATCCAACGCGGGCATTTTTTCCGATAACAGCCTCTTGCCCCACAATCGCATATTCTACCACCGCGCCGTCTTCAATTTTACTGTTAGGCAGAATAACCGAATCTCGTACAATCGCTCCTTTGCCGATAGAAACGCCATGGAAAATAACGGAATGCTCCACAGTTCCATATACTCTGGTTCCTTCCGTAATCATCGAATTTTTAATCTGCGCCTCAGCAGCTGTAAAATGTGGCGGTTCATTAGGATTGCGGGCGTAAATTTTCCACGTAGGATCTGACAGATTGATCGGGTTAGCCGGATCCAGAAGCTCCATATTCGCCTCCCACAAAGAATCCAGCGTTCCTACATCTTTCCAATATCCGGAGAATTCATATGCATACATCGCTTCTCCCGCTCCCAGCATATTGGGAATGATATTTTTTCCAAAGTCATTGGAAGAACCTGGCGTATTTTCATCCTCTTCCAGATACTTTTTCAGCTTTTTCCAGCTAAACACATAAACGCCCATCGAGGCCTTCGTCGATTTCGGCTCTGCCGGTTTTTCTTCAAATTCATAAATGCGGTTATCCTCATCCGTATTCATAATCCCAAACCGGCTGGCTTCTTCAAGCGTCACATTCAATACGGCAATCGTACAAGCAGCCTCTTTTTTTCTATGATAATCAATCATCTTAGAATAATCCATTTTATAAATATGATCCCCTGACAAGATCACCACATATTCCGGATCATAGCGCTCAATAAAATGCATATTTTGATAAATTGCATTCGCCGTTCCCTTGTACCACTGCCCATCCTTTCCTCTTACATAGGGCGGCAATACAGAGACCCCGCCGTCGTTCCGATCCAAATCCCACGGTTGTCCATTGCCGATATAGGCATTGAGATCAAGGGGCATATACTGTGTAAGCACCCCCACTGTATCGATGCCAGAATTGATACAGTTGCTGAGCGTAAAATCAATAATACGATATTTACCTCCAAACGGAATCGCCGGCTTCGCCACCGTTTTCGTAAGTACGCCTAGACGACTGCCCTGACCGCCGGCCAGCAGCATCGCCACGCTTTCTTTCTTAGTACGCATTGTAAAATTCCTCCATTCTGGATAAATATAGATACAGGCTCATCACTTTTTACCTGCTGTCTTCTGCTTTTTTCCCTGATTACCTTTGCTCCGCTTTTTTCTGGTTGTAAAGTACACGGCAGCCATCGGCGGTACTGTGATGGAAATAGAGTACTCATACCCATGCATCGGTATTTCCTCTGCACTGATATACCCTCGGCTACCGACGCCAGATCCGCCAAATCTTTCTGCATCACTATTGAGCGCCTCTATATAATACGCATCCTGCGCCACTCCAATTCTATAATTTTCTCTCGCCACAGGCGAGAAATTGACCACGACCACCACTTCTTTTCCTTTTTTATCCATACGCCGAAAAGAAACTACATTTTGCATATGATCATCATGGCAAATCCAGCTAAATCCTTCCCATGAGCTGTCCTGCTCATAAAATGCCGGATGCTTGAGATAAAAATGATTTAATTCTTTTACATATGCCTGCAGTTTTTGATGCATCTCATATTCCAGCAGCTGCCAATCCAGTGCCTGCGCATAATTCCATTCAATAAACTGTCCGAACTCGCCTCCCATAAATAACAGCTTCTTGCCCGGATGCGCCATTGTATAACCGTAAAATGCCCGCAGCCCTGCAAATTTTTGCTCATATTCACCGGGATTTTTATCTAATAGTGACTTCTTGCCGTGCACCACTTCGTCATGAGATAAAGGCAAAATATAATTTTCCGAAAATGCATAGGTAAGAGAAAACGTAATATCATTATGATGATCCTTTCTAAAAAACGGATCCATACCGATATATTCGAGCATATCGTTCATCCAGCCCATATTCCATTTAAAATTAAATCCCAGACCGCCGTCCGAAACCGGTTTCGTCACCATAGGCCATGCTGTAGACTCCTCGGCAATCATCAGAATGCCCGGATGTTCCTTAAAAACTGCTTGATTCAGCGTCTGCAAAAATTTAACTGCTTCCAGATTTTCATAGCCCCCATACTGGTTCGCTACCCACTCGCCGTCCCTGCGGGCATAATTCAAATAAAGCATACTGGCTACCGCATCAACTCTGAGCCCGTCTATATGATACATATCCAGCCAAAACATCGCATTAGAGATTAAAAAACTGACAACTTCAGGTCTACCGTAATCAAAAACCTTTGTTCCCCACTCATAATGCTCCCCTTTTCGCGGATCCTCATATTCATATAGCGCATGTCCGTCAAAATAAGCAAGCCCGGCCGCATCTTTAGGGAAATGAGCCGGCACCCAGTCCATAATCACCCCTAATTGGTACTGATGGCAGATATCCACAAATTCCATAAATTGTTTTGGCGTTCCATAACGAGAAGTCGGTGCATAATATCCCATCACCTGATATCCCCAAGAACCGTCATATGGATATTCCGCTAAGGGCATCAGCTCAATATGCGTATATCCCATTGCTTTTACATACTCACAAAGCTCTCTTGCCAGGCTAGGATATGGTAAATACTGTTTTTCAGAGTCCAATTTCCATGAGCCGGCGTGCAGCTCATAAATATTCATCGGTTCTTCATAAGGCACTGCCTTGCGCCGTTTTTTCATCCATTTATCATCCTGCCACGAATATCCCTCAAGATGGTATAAAACGGAAGCGGTCGCTGGCCTCTTTTCCATATAAAATCCGTAAGGATCACTCTTCATATATGTCTTGCCATCGGCTCCCACTATACAATATTTATAAAGATCCAGCTCTTTAAGCCCATAGGCAAACCCTTCCCAGAGTCCGGCACTGCTAATTTTTGTCATTGAAACCCCTTGCTGAGGCTCCCATCCGCAAAAATCTCCAACTACAGAAATCTCCCTGGCGTTTGGCGCCCATACCCGAAAAACGGTACACACTTTGCCTTCCGCATCTACTGCAGCATGTGCTCCCAGATATAAATAGGCTCGGTAATTCGTCCCCTCATGAAAGATATGCACGGCAAAGTTGTTAGCTTTGTCCATTTTATTTCACTTCCTTGCCTGTTTTTTGTCATTATATCACAATGAGTAAAGAGTGGTCAACCTGTTTAGCATAAATATTATCGACCAAAAGAGCCATTGCTGCTTGCAATGGCTCTTCCCTATCTAGTTTCTTTATCTACTTTTATTTCTGCTCCTCTAATAAATTCAGCAGCTGCTCTTCATCCAAAATAGGAACATTAAGTTTCTTTGCCTTTTGATTTTTCGACGAATTGCTTTGCAGATCATTATTGATCAGATAGGTGGTCTTTTGGCTCACGCTATCCGTTACCTTAGCCCCTTTTGCCTCCAGCAACGTCTTCAGCTCATTTCTATTTTCAAAATGCCTCAAACTTCCAGTAATGACAAAATTCACGCCTGCCAGTGTTTGCTCTGTCTCTGCCTCCTGCTTAAACTCTATATACTGCAAAAGATCGGCAATCATCTCCCGATTCTCCTTCTGCTGAAAAAAGCAAAAAACTGCATCTGCCAGCACAGGACCAATGCCATCAATCTCTGCAAGCCTCTGAGCATCAGCCTCCATGACCGCTTCCAAACGGTATCCGAAGGATTGAGCCAAGAGTTTTGCACCTGCTGTGCCAATTCCGGGAATTCCCAGTGCATTCAATAAGCGATATAGCTCCCTGTTTCGGCTCTCTTCAATGGAATGCAGCAGCTTATCACAGGACT
This genomic interval from Lachnospiraceae bacterium contains the following:
- a CDS encoding glucose-1-phosphate adenylyltransferase, yielding MRTKKESVAMLLAGGQGSRLGVLTKTVAKPAIPFGGKYRIIDFTLSNCINSGIDTVGVLTQYMPLDLNAYIGNGQPWDLDRNDGGVSVLPPYVRGKDGQWYKGTANAIYQNMHFIERYDPEYVVILSGDHIYKMDYSKMIDYHRKKEAACTIAVLNVTLEEASRFGIMNTDEDNRIYEFEEKPAEPKSTKASMGVYVFSWKKLKKYLEEDENTPGSSNDFGKNIIPNMLGAGEAMYAYEFSGYWKDVGTLDSLWEANMELLDPANPINLSDPTWKIYARNPNEPPHFTAAEAQIKNSMITEGTRVYGTVEHSVIFHGVSIGKGAIVRDSVILPNSKIEDGAVVEYAIVGQEAVIGKNARVGCSKEEAMKTVQPDPMAGYMAVLADEIQIGENKTVQAGEMLAQDRL
- the glgB gene encoding 1,4-alpha-glucan branching protein GlgB encodes the protein MDKANNFAVHIFHEGTNYRAYLYLGAHAAVDAEGKVCTVFRVWAPNAREISVVGDFCGWEPQQGVSMTKISSAGLWEGFAYGLKELDLYKYCIVGADGKTYMKSDPYGFYMEKRPATASVLYHLEGYSWQDDKWMKKRRKAVPYEEPMNIYELHAGSWKLDSEKQYLPYPSLARELCEYVKAMGYTHIELMPLAEYPYDGSWGYQVMGYYAPTSRYGTPKQFMEFVDICHQYQLGVIMDWVPAHFPKDAAGLAYFDGHALYEYEDPRKGEHYEWGTKVFDYGRPEVVSFLISNAMFWLDMYHIDGLRVDAVASMLYLNYARRDGEWVANQYGGYENLEAVKFLQTLNQAVFKEHPGILMIAEESTAWPMVTKPVSDGGLGFNFKWNMGWMNDMLEYIGMDPFFRKDHHNDITFSLTYAFSENYILPLSHDEVVHGKKSLLDKNPGEYEQKFAGLRAFYGYTMAHPGKKLLFMGGEFGQFIEWNYAQALDWQLLEYEMHQKLQAYVKELNHFYLKHPAFYEQDSSWEGFSWICHDDHMQNVVSFRRMDKKGKEVVVVVNFSPVARENYRIGVAQDAYYIEALNSDAERFGGSGVGSRGYISAEEIPMHGYEYSISITVPPMAAVYFTTRKKRSKGNQGKKQKTAGKK